The following nucleotide sequence is from Chloroflexota bacterium.
TCATGCGGCGATGGAGGAGGCGCGAAGCCGGATCGCCGCCATCCTGAATGCCGACCCGAAAGAGATTATCTTTACCAGTTGCGGCACGGAGAGCGACAACTTGGCCATCCGCGGTGTGGCCTGGGCCAATCGGGATAAGGGCAACCATATCATCAGTTCGCCCATCGAGCATCACGCTGTTGGGCACACTCTGGAACAATTACACAAACTGTGGGGCTATGAGATCACCTATGTGCCTGTGGACAGGTACGGCGTAGTGGACCCAGACGATGTAGGCCGTGCCATCACTGACAAGACCGTACTTATTACCATTATGTACGCCAATAATGAAATAGGCACTATTGAGCCCATCGCGGAAATAGCGAAAGTTGCCCAGGCCAAAAAAATCCCCTTTCACACCGATGCCGTACAGGCTGGTGGGGCGCTGGACCTCGACGTCAAAAAGTTGGGCGTGGATCTTATGTCTCTCTCCGCTCATAAGTTCTATGGACCTAAAGGGATCGGCCTGCTCTACGCTAAGCGCTTCACCAAGCTCGTCCCCACTCAGACTGGCGGATCGCACGAGCGGAACCGCCGAGCAGGAACGGAGAACATACCGTACATTGTCGGTATGGCCAAGGCGCTGGAACTTGCCCAGAACGCGCGTGAGGAGATCAACCGGCATGTCCAGGCGCTGCGCGACAGACTCATCCAAGGTGTACTTTCGACGATACCAGATGTGCTGCTCACCGGGCATCCAACACAGCGCTTGCCCAACAGTGCCAGTTTTGTGTTCAAAGGCGTTGAGGGCGAGTCAATCCTGTTGAATCTGGATTTGCAGGGCGTTGCGGCGAGCAGTGGGTCGGCTTGCACCTCCGCATCACTGGAGCCCTCACATGTACTGTTGGCCTTGGGCTTACCACCGGAGATTTGCCACGGCAGTCTGCGCCTAACACTGGGCAAAGATAATACGGAGGCAGACGTGGAATATGTCCTCTCGATCTTGCCCGGCATCGTGGAAAAGTTACGGGCTATGTCGCCGGTATACCAGCAGATGAGGAGCCAATGATAAATGAACGGCACTCGCGCCCCTGTTGGGGCGCGCTGTGTATGTTGATAATTAAGGTGGCAGAGGATGCACATTCATGTATAGCGAACTCGTCATGGAACACTTTCAGAATCCACGCAACGTCGGCGTGATCGAAAATCCGGATGGGGTGGGCAAAGAAGGCAACCCCATCTGTGGGGACGTCATGGAAATGTTTATTAAGGTGAGGGATAACATCATTGAGGACGTCAAGTTCCGCACTTTCGGCTGTGGCGCGGCAATTGCTACTAGTTCGATCGCCACTGAAATGGTGAAAGGCAAGACCTTGGAGGAAGCCTGGCGATTGAGCAATCGTGCTGTTGCAGAGGCTCTGGGTGGTTTACCCAGCAACAAGATGCATTGCTCGAATTTGGCCGCCGATGCCATGCATCGGGCCATCTGGGATTATTATCAGAGACACCCCGAATTGGAGCGCCCGGACTGGCTGGTGGAGCCGAGGGGACACCCCGAGATACACGCCGAGGATGAATAGAGGGAAGAGGAGATATCTCACGCAACTGACTATCTCTCGGAAGGTAGGTCTGTGAGCGAATTGTCGGCACATTTGGGCAGGACACGGGTCGTGGTAGCGATGAGCGGCGGCGTAGATAGTTCGATGGCCGCCGCGCTGCTTGTAGAACAAGGCTACGATGTCATAGGAATCATGATGCGTCTCTGGGCCGAAGACTATGCTGGAGAAGGAGCGGGGAATCTTTGCTG
It contains:
- the nifS gene encoding cysteine desulfurase NifS, with translation MSRPNKTIYMDHAATTPVDPRVVEAMLPYFTQKYGNASSIYALGREAHAAMEEARSRIAAILNADPKEIIFTSCGTESDNLAIRGVAWANRDKGNHIISSPIEHHAVGHTLEQLHKLWGYEITYVPVDRYGVVDPDDVGRAITDKTVLITIMYANNEIGTIEPIAEIAKVAQAKKIPFHTDAVQAGGALDLDVKKLGVDLMSLSAHKFYGPKGIGLLYAKRFTKLVPTQTGGSHERNRRAGTENIPYIVGMAKALELAQNAREEINRHVQALRDRLIQGVLSTIPDVLLTGHPTQRLPNSASFVFKGVEGESILLNLDLQGVAASSGSACTSASLEPSHVLLALGLPPEICHGSLRLTLGKDNTEADVEYVLSILPGIVEKLRAMSPVYQQMRSQ
- the nifU gene encoding Fe-S cluster assembly scaffold protein NifU, coding for MYSELVMEHFQNPRNVGVIENPDGVGKEGNPICGDVMEMFIKVRDNIIEDVKFRTFGCGAAIATSSIATEMVKGKTLEEAWRLSNRAVAEALGGLPSNKMHCSNLAADAMHRAIWDYYQRHPELERPDWLVEPRGHPEIHAEDE